GGCCAGGGCCTCGGCCTCCACCTCTTCGAGGGTGAGCTTGCGCCGCTCGATCCTGTTCTTGGTGTTGAAGCCGCAGTAGACGCACTGGTTGGTGCAGTGGTTGGCCAGGTAGAGGGGCGTGAACAGCACCATGGCCCGGCCGAAGTGGCGGATGGTCAGGTCCCGGGCCTTCTGGGCCATGGGCTCCAGGTGGCGCGCGGCCGCCGGGGAGAGCAGCGCCAGGTAGTCCTGGGGCGTGAGGCGCTCCTTCTGGAGGGCGCGGGCCACGTGGGCGTCGGTGACGCCAGCCAGGAACCCGGGGAAGTCGAAGCCGTCGTAGCGGCGCAGTTCGTCGAAGATGGTCATGCAAACTTCCTGTGATGCTTCAAGGATTGGACCTTCCGCAGTCCATGGGACTCTCCCGGAGCGCGTCGCCGCCGACCGATCAGAAGACGGTCGGCGGCGACGCCCGCGAGGGGGGACCGCCAGGACAGACCATCACCCCTGCGAGGGGTGATACCCGCGAAGCCATTGCGGGGTCTGGGGGGATCATCCCCCCAGCGGGTGCAGGGCAGCACCCTGCCGGGTCCAGGGCAGAGCCCTGGCCGCCGGAGGCTCTTGCCTCCGTTACTCGTGCAAGAATCCAGTAAGCGGCGACGAGGCCCTGGCCTGCTCGCTCACCGCGCCTGGTCCGGCCAGCCAGGCGGCGCGCCCGGCGGCCACGGCCTGGGCGAAGGCGCGGGCCATGCCCACGGGGTCGGCGGCGGTGGCGATGGCAGTGTTGGCCAGCACCGCGGCCGCGCCCAGCTCCATGCACTCGCAGGCCTCGGAGGGTTTGCCGATGCCCGCGTCCACGATGACGGGCACGTCGAGTTCGTCGATCATGATGGCCACGAGTTCGCGGGTGCGGAAGCCCCGGTTGGTGCCGATGGGCGCGCCAAGGGGCATCACGGCGGCGGCGCCGGCCTCCGCCATGCGCTTGGCGGCCATGAGGTCCGGGCTCATGTAGGGCAGCACGATGAAGCCCTCGGCGGCCAGGATGCGGGTGGCCTCGATGGTCTCCTGGTTGTCGGGCAGGAGGTGGCGGTTGTCGCTGATCACCTCGATCTTGATCCAGTCGCCGCAACCGGCGGCGCGGGCCAGGCGGGCGATGCGCACGGCCTCCTGGGCGTTGCGCGCCCCGGAGGTGTTGGGCATGAGGCGGCAGGACCTGGGGATGTGCGAGAGGATGTTCTCGCTGCCCGCGCCGGGGTCCACGCGGCGCACGGCCACGGTGATCACCTGCGCGCCGCTGGCCTCCACGATGGCCGGGATGATGGCGTTGGACGAATACTTTCCTGAGCCGAGGAACAGGCGGCTTTCGAGCGCCACGCCCCCGATGACGAGCTGGTCGGCCATGGGATCAACCTCCTCCCACGAAGGAGACGATCTCCAGGCGGTCGCCCTCCTTGAGGGCCATGTCCTGCCAGTGCTCCCGGGGTATGATGCGTTCGTTGAGTTCCACCACCACGGCCGAGAGGTCCGCGCCGTAGGCGGCCAGGAGGGCCTCCACGGTGAGGCCCTCGGGGTGGGCGGCGTCTTGTCCGTTGATGCGAAGGTTCATGGTAGGGTGCTTGGCCCGGGCGCGCCGGGCCGCGTTCAGGCGTTGTCGAGAATCTTTTTGAGGCCCTTGTCCAGGCGTTCGTAGCCGTCTTCGGCGCGCAGGTCGGCCACCTGGACGGCCTGGAGCTGCTCGGGGGCGGGGGTGTCGTCCAGGAGCGCGGGGATCACGGGGCTCAGGCACTCGTCGCGGCGGGAGGCCTTGCCCAGGGCGGCCTCCAGCTGTCGGGCCAGGAAGGGGTCGGCCAGGTCCAGGTTCTGGGAGACCAGCAGCAGCGCCACGGGGCATCCTTCCAGGCCCTGCATCACCGAGAGCTCCACCTTCTGGCCGGGCATGATCTCCTCGGGGGCGAACCAGGGCACGTAGCCCAGCTGGCGCAGCTTGACCACGATCTCGGCGGCGCGCTCCTGGTCGGCCTCGTGATGGATCAGGAACACCTTGCGCCCGGCGCGGCTCTTGCCGGAGCGCGTGAGGGCGGCGGCCAGGGCGGCGGCGAGCACCACGCCCACGGCCACAAGGGGCAGCGCGGGGAACTCCCCGGAGCGCAGCTCCCGGGCGAAGGCCACGTAGGCCACCACGAGCGCCACGAGTGCGTAGAGAAGAAACCGTACGAACATGGACACCAACGATTGCATGCGCATGGCAGACTCCCGGCCGATCCGTCCTGGGTTCATCCGAGGGGAACGCCTGCCTCAGCCGACCTGTCCCGGACAGGTGCGCGTACCGTGTCGCGGCCTCCCGCGGCCCCGGACGCCGGGGCGTCCGGCAGGGCGGGCGCGCCGGAGGGCGCTTGTCCCCTCCGGCGCCGCGCGACCCGGCGGCCGCCGCTTCGAGACCCGGAGCGCCCGCGCGCTCACGAGAGCCCCTGGCGCGCCCGCGCTCTATTTGCCCCCGATGATCCGGGCGATGTTCTCCACGTAGGGCGCACGGATGACCCCGCGCTCGGTGACGATGCCCGCGATGAGCTCGGCGGGGGTCACGTCGAAGGCGTAGTTGAACACGCCAACGCCCTGGGGGGTGATCTGGTGCTCGCCCACGTGGGTTACCTCGCGGGGGGTGCGGTCCTCGATGGGGATGCCCGCGCCCGTGGGGGTGGAGAGGTCGAAGGTGGAGGCCGGGGCCGCCACGTAGAAGGGCACGCCGAAGTGCCTGGCCAGAATGGCCACGCCGAAGGTGCCGATCTTGTTGGCGGCGTCGCCGTTGGCGGCGATGCGGTCCGCGCCCACCACCACTTTCTGGACCATGCCGCGCTGCATGAGCAGGGCGCAGGCGTTGTCGCAGGCCACCTTCACGGGGATGCCGTCCTTGTGCAATTCGTAGGCTGTGAGGCGCGCGCCCTGAAGGAAGGGGCGGGTCTCGTTGGCGATCACCTGGATCTTCTTGCCCTGCTCCCAGGCCCCGCGGATGACGCCCAGGGCGGTGCCGTGCCCGGCGGTGGCCAGGGCCCCGGCGTTGCAGTGGGTCATCACGGTGTCGCCGTCGTCGATGAGGTCGGCCCCGTGGCGGCCCATGGCCTTGTTGATCTCGATGTCCTCGGCGTGCACCTCACGGGCCATTTCCAGCCACTTGGCGCGCAGGGCTTCGAGGTTCAGGTCCGGAAGGGCGTGCCAGGCCTTGCGCATGAGTTCCACGGCCCAGCGCAGGTTCACGGCGGTGGGGCGGGCCTCCTCCAGGTCCTTGAGGAGCTTTTCCAGGCGGGCCTTCCACTGGGCGTCGGCGGGGTCCACCTCGCGGGAGGCCAGGTAGCAGCCGTAGGCGGCCGTGACGCCGATGGCCGGCGCGCCGCGCACCACCATGGTCTGGAGGGCGTAGATGGTGTCCTGGGTGTTGCGGCAGACGAAGTATTCCTCGCGCCCGGGCAGGATGCGCTGGTCGAGGAGCACCAGGGCCTCCTGGTCGGGCGAGAACTGGATGTGATCGGTCATTGCGTGGTCCTAGCTCAGCTTTTTGGCCAAGAGTTCGTTGACCAGTCCGGGGTTGGCCTGCCCCCGGGTGGCCTTCATCACCTGGCCCACGAAGAAGCCCATGAGCTTGGTCTTGCCGCCCCGGAAGGCCTCGGCCTCGGCGGGGTTGGCGGCGATCACGGCGTCGATTGCGGCTTCCAGGGCCGAGGTGTCGGAGATCTGCACGAGGCCCTTGGCCTTCACCAGGGCCTCGGGGTCGCCGCCCTGGGCGAAGAGCTCGGGGAATATCTGCTTGGCGATCTTGCCGGAGATGAGCCCGGAATCGATGACGGCCACCAGCTTCGCCAGGTCCGCCGGGCGCAGCCTGGCGGCTTTCGCGGAGATTTTCGCTTCGGCCAGCTCGCGCAGGAACTCGCTCATGATCCAGTTGGCGCTCTTTTTCGGGTCGCCCCCGGCCGCGACGCAGGCCTCGAAGTATTCGGCCACGTCGCGCTCGGCGGTGAGCACGTCGGCGTCGTAGGCGGAGAGGCCGAAGTCCTCCATGAAGCGGGCGCGCTTGGCTCGGGGCAGTTCGGGCAGTTCGGCCCGCCAGCGCTCGAGCTTTTCGGGCGCGATGCGCAGGGGAACGAGGTCCGGGTCCGGGAAGTAGCGGTAGTCGTGGGCCTCCTCCTTGCCGCGCATGGAGACCGTGACGTTCTTCTCGGGGTTGTAGAGCCGGGTCTCCTGGACGATGGGCTCGCCGTCCTCCAGGCAGTCCTTCTGGCGCTGGATCTCGTAGTCGATGGCCTGGCGCACGTGGCGGAAGGAGTTCACGTTCTTGATCTCCGTGCGCGTGCCGAACTCCTTCTGGCCCACCGGGCGGATGGAGATGTTGGCGTCGCAGCGGAAGGAGCCCTCCTCCATGTTGCCGTCGCAGATGCCCAGGTAGACCAGGATGGAGCGCAGCTCCTTCAAGTAGGCCACGGCCTCCTCGGAGGAGCGCATGTCGGGCTCGGAGACGATCTCGATCAGGGGCACGCAGGCGCGGTTCAGGTCCACGTAGCTGGCGTTGTCGGCCTGCGAGTGGATGTTCTTGCCCGCGTCCTCCTCCATGTGGATGCGCGTGACGCCGATGGTCTTGGGCACGGCGTCCACCAGGATGTCCACGCGTCCGCGCTCGCAGACGGGGTTCTCGTACTGGGAGATCTGGTAGCCCTTGGGGAGGTCCGGGTAGAAGTAGTTCTTGCGGGCGAACACCGAGACGGGG
This sequence is a window from Fundidesulfovibrio magnetotacticus. Protein-coding genes within it:
- a CDS encoding thiazole synthase encodes the protein MADQLVIGGVALESRLFLGSGKYSSNAIIPAIVEASGAQVITVAVRRVDPGAGSENILSHIPRSCRLMPNTSGARNAQEAVRIARLARAAGCGDWIKIEVISDNRHLLPDNQETIEATRILAAEGFIVLPYMSPDLMAAKRMAEAGAAAVMPLGAPIGTNRGFRTRELVAIMIDELDVPVIVDAGIGKPSEACECMELGAAAVLANTAIATAADPVGMARAFAQAVAAGRAAWLAGPGAVSEQARASSPLTGFLHE
- the thiS gene encoding sulfur carrier protein ThiS, producing MNLRINGQDAAHPEGLTVEALLAAYGADLSAVVVELNERIIPREHWQDMALKEGDRLEIVSFVGGG
- a CDS encoding toll/interleukin-1 receptor domain-containing protein, translating into MRMQSLVSMFVRFLLYALVALVVAYVAFARELRSGEFPALPLVAVGVVLAAALAAALTRSGKSRAGRKVFLIHHEADQERAAEIVVKLRQLGYVPWFAPEEIMPGQKVELSVMQGLEGCPVALLLVSQNLDLADPFLARQLEAALGKASRRDECLSPVIPALLDDTPAPEQLQAVQVADLRAEDGYERLDKGLKKILDNA
- the mtnA gene encoding S-methyl-5-thioribose-1-phosphate isomerase; the protein is MTDHIQFSPDQEALVLLDQRILPGREEYFVCRNTQDTIYALQTMVVRGAPAIGVTAAYGCYLASREVDPADAQWKARLEKLLKDLEEARPTAVNLRWAVELMRKAWHALPDLNLEALRAKWLEMAREVHAEDIEINKAMGRHGADLIDDGDTVMTHCNAGALATAGHGTALGVIRGAWEQGKKIQVIANETRPFLQGARLTAYELHKDGIPVKVACDNACALLMQRGMVQKVVVGADRIAANGDAANKIGTFGVAILARHFGVPFYVAAPASTFDLSTPTGAGIPIEDRTPREVTHVGEHQITPQGVGVFNYAFDVTPAELIAGIVTERGVIRAPYVENIARIIGGK
- the gatB gene encoding Asp-tRNA(Asn)/Glu-tRNA(Gln) amidotransferase subunit GatB, with the protein product MPQYEAVIGLEVHAQLLTRSKIFCACSTAFGQDPNENVCPVCAGMPGVLPVLNATAVEYAAKMGMAVECAVNPVSVFARKNYFYPDLPKGYQISQYENPVCERGRVDILVDAVPKTIGVTRIHMEEDAGKNIHSQADNASYVDLNRACVPLIEIVSEPDMRSSEEAVAYLKELRSILVYLGICDGNMEEGSFRCDANISIRPVGQKEFGTRTEIKNVNSFRHVRQAIDYEIQRQKDCLEDGEPIVQETRLYNPEKNVTVSMRGKEEAHDYRYFPDPDLVPLRIAPEKLERWRAELPELPRAKRARFMEDFGLSAYDADVLTAERDVAEYFEACVAAGGDPKKSANWIMSEFLRELAEAKISAKAARLRPADLAKLVAVIDSGLISGKIAKQIFPELFAQGGDPEALVKAKGLVQISDTSALEAAIDAVIAANPAEAEAFRGGKTKLMGFFVGQVMKATRGQANPGLVNELLAKKLS